In Thiothrix unzii, the sequence GTTCAAGCAGGGGCGGCGGGCAATGGCGGTGCTGCTGATTTTCGTGATGGCCACCTGCGGGGTGATTTTCACTCGTGACCTGTTCAACCTGTTTGTATTCATGGAACTGGTGGTGATTTCTACCGGTGGGCTGGTGCTGCTGTCAGCAGATCGGCGGGCATTGGGGGCTGGTTTGAAATACCTGATTGTGTCGCAACTGGTGTCCATCCTGATGCTGGTGGGGATGGTATTTGCCTACCATGCCACTGGCACACTCAACATCGACGGCATGGCAGCGGCGCAAGCTGACCTATTCAAAGGCGGGGCGTTGGCGTTTTTCCTGATGTTGATGGCGGTGCTGGCAGAGTTGAAACCCTTTCCTGCCAACGGTTGGGGGCTGGACATTTATGAATCGGCACACCCTGCATTTGCGGCACTGTTTTCAGCAGCAACCGGGGCGGCAACTGTGTATGCGGCGGACAAACTGTTGCTGATTGGCGGGGCACAGTGGTTGCCACTGGCAAGTGCCATCGGGATTGTGACCTTTGTGGTTGCCAATATTTTTGCCTTGGTGCAAGACAATGACCGGCGGTTGCTGGGCTATTCCTCGATAGCACAGGTGGGGCTGATCTTGACCGTGATTGGGCAGCGCGATTTACTGGGGGAACAGTATTATTTTGTGGCAGGCGGTATTTTGCTGGCTCATGCGGTTGCCAAAGCGGGCTTATTCTGGCTTTCTGGGTTGGTAGCAGCACGCGGCTTGAGTGATTGGGCTGCGTTGCGTGGGCATCCGGTGCTGGTGTTTGCATTTGTCACCTTTATTGCGTTGTTGGTGGGTTTGCCGCCCTTCCCCGGCTTTTATGCCAAGTGGGAACTGGCGCACGCGCTGGCAGCAAACGGGCAATTGTGGCTGTTGGGGCTGATCCTGTTCGGGGCATTGCTGGAAGCAGCGTATTTGTTCCGCTGGTTTGGCTACGTGCTTAAGCGCGAACAGCCGCAAGCGGGATTATTGCTGCAAGCCATCAAAGAAGATGTTGCCTTGAGTGCAGCGGTGGTCGCGTGGTTATTGGCTTATCTGTGGGGCGAACTTTCCGGGCACGGTAATCTGTTGCACGCCATCCCCTTGCTGTTTGCGCTGCTGTTTTTGCCACTGGACTGGCTGCCTGCCAAGCTCAAAAACGGGTTGGCAATTGCTGGGCTGGTCGGCTGGTTTTACCTGCATTACCCCAGTTACGATGCGCTGCAATTGATTTTTGCAGCGGTAATGTTGCCGGGTGGCGCGATTATTTTGCTGGCAAGTTTCCAGACGCAGCAACGGCGGGTGGGGTTCTACCCGGCGGCAATGCTGATGTTTGCGGGTCTGGCGATGTTGATTGAAGCCAAAACCTCGTTTGCATTTTTTGCGGCGTGGGAATTGCTGACGGTGGGTTCGTACTTCCTGATTCTGCGCGGCAAGCATTCTGAACCGCACGCGCTGTCGTACATTGTGTTCTCGCTGGGCGGGGCATTCCTGATGCTGGCGGGGTTTGCACTGGCGGCGCAAGGTGTGCCGGACTTTAAGATCGCGGCCTTGGCACAGGTAGCAGAACCGTTTGCACCGTGGGTATTTGCGTTGTTGGCGATGGGTTTCATGACCAAAACGGCTGCGGTGGGCGTGCATATTTGGTTGCCCGGCGCACATGCCGAGGCAGAAACCGATGTATCGCCGCTGGTGTCCGGTATTTTGCTTAAGGCAGGGCTGTTCGGGCTGTTCGTGTTGCTAATGACGATGGGCAAGCAGCAATTGTACGGGGTGGAACTCACCCACGTGATGCTGTGGATTGGCGCAATTTCGGCACTGATTGGTAACTTGCTGGCGATTTTCCAGGAAGATGCGAAACGCTTGCTGGCTTATTCTTCCATTGGGCAAATGGGTTACGCGCTGTTTGGGCTGGCAATGATGAACCATCTGGGCTGGCTGATGGCGTTGATGTTTGTCATTAACCATTACATTTACAAGTCGATGCTGTTCCTGTCAGTGGGCGGGGTTGCCAAACGTACCGGCACGCGCGATATGTACCGCATGGGCGGGCTGATTACGCTGATGCCGCTGTCGTTCATTGCCACTATGATCGGGATTATTGCGGTGTCGGGTGTGCCGCCGCTTTCCGGGTTTGGCGGACGCTGGATTTTCTACAATGCGATTATGACGGCAGAATACCGTTTGCCGATGGTGATTATTTTCCTCGCAGGGCCGATTGCGTTCCTGTACCTGTTCCGCTTGATTCACACCATTTTCCTAGGGCAGTTGAAAGATGAATTGCGCACCGTGAAAGAAGCACCGTTCTGGATTGTGTTGCCGCAGATGATTTTTGTGGTTGCCTTATTGGTGTTCGCGCTGATTCCGGGCATGGCGTTGCGGCATGTGGATGCTTACCTTGCCCCATTCTTTGGTGGGCAGAATGGGCTGGATTGGGCAGGGTTGACCATTACCAGCGAATTCGGTTACTGGAGTCCGGTGTCGATCATGCTGGTGATCGGGGTGATTTTTGCCACGCTGTTTGCTTGGTTGCTGTTCGTCAACCGCAGGGCGCAGCCGGTGAAGCAGTTCAATATCGTGTTTGCCGGTGAACGCCCGTTCCGCCCGGAAACCACCCATTTTGCTTGGAACTTCTTCGCACCGTACCGCAAGGCATTGGGCTTTTTGACCCAGCCGCTGGTCACGATTTTTTGGGAAACCCTCACGGAATTGCTGCATTCGGCGGCAGATATTTTACGGCGGATGTATACCGGGAATGGGCAGACTTACGCCATTCACCTGCTCGCCTTTGTGATTATCGTCTACCTGTTGTGGATGGGGGGCTTGTGATGGAATTTGAATGGATGAGAATCCCCTGGGCGTTGCTGACATTGTTTATTGTCATCAACTACGGTTTGCTAATGACGGCTTTGGTGCAAAAAATCGGCGCACGGGTGGGGCGGCGGCATGGTATCCCCATTTGGCAGAATTACATTGATATGCTGAAGAACTATGCGCTGCGTACCTCCATTACCCACGGGGTGATGTTCTATCTGGGGCCGGTGTTCCGGCTGTCCGGCGGGGTGGGCTTGTTGCTGTTTGTGCCGAGCATTTACGGTTCGGAGATGTTCGCCAACTTTTCGTTTGCAGGCGATTTGATCCTCGCGCTGTATTTTGTGTTCTTTGGCACGCTGGGCATGGCATTGGGCGCGGCGGAAAGCGGGCATCCTTATTCCGCTATTGGCATTACACGTGGCTTGTCGCAGATGACGGCGGCGGAATTGCCGTTTGCGCTGGCGGTGTTTGCGGTGGCCTTGCAATACCAGACACTTTCCGTGACCGAAATTGTAGCGGCACAACAAGGTGGGGTGTTGCACTGGACATTGTTTACCAATCCGTTAGCGGTGG encodes:
- a CDS encoding proton-conducting transporter membrane subunit, whose translation is MVSPLYIIAVGLGAAFLLGLLPEKWQRAAYGVTLLALALMGWIAGSWLWAFALQGAVPVEIFTAGTQPPFAINFRVGLAEASLALLMALTGLHAALYMRDTLFKQGRRAMAVLLIFVMATCGVIFTRDLFNLFVFMELVVISTGGLVLLSADRRALGAGLKYLIVSQLVSILMLVGMVFAYHATGTLNIDGMAAAQADLFKGGALAFFLMLMAVLAELKPFPANGWGLDIYESAHPAFAALFSAATGAATVYAADKLLLIGGAQWLPLASAIGIVTFVVANIFALVQDNDRRLLGYSSIAQVGLILTVIGQRDLLGEQYYFVAGGILLAHAVAKAGLFWLSGLVAARGLSDWAALRGHPVLVFAFVTFIALLVGLPPFPGFYAKWELAHALAANGQLWLLGLILFGALLEAAYLFRWFGYVLKREQPQAGLLLQAIKEDVALSAAVVAWLLAYLWGELSGHGNLLHAIPLLFALLFLPLDWLPAKLKNGLAIAGLVGWFYLHYPSYDALQLIFAAVMLPGGAIILLASFQTQQRRVGFYPAAMLMFAGLAMLIEAKTSFAFFAAWELLTVGSYFLILRGKHSEPHALSYIVFSLGGAFLMLAGFALAAQGVPDFKIAALAQVAEPFAPWVFALLAMGFMTKTAAVGVHIWLPGAHAEAETDVSPLVSGILLKAGLFGLFVLLMTMGKQQLYGVELTHVMLWIGAISALIGNLLAIFQEDAKRLLAYSSIGQMGYALFGLAMMNHLGWLMALMFVINHYIYKSMLFLSVGGVAKRTGTRDMYRMGGLITLMPLSFIATMIGIIAVSGVPPLSGFGGRWIFYNAIMTAEYRLPMVIIFLAGPIAFLYLFRLIHTIFLGQLKDELRTVKEAPFWIVLPQMIFVVALLVFALIPGMALRHVDAYLAPFFGGQNGLDWAGLTITSEFGYWSPVSIMLVIGVIFATLFAWLLFVNRRAQPVKQFNIVFAGERPFRPETTHFAWNFFAPYRKALGFLTQPLVTIFWETLTELLHSAADILRRMYTGNGQTYAIHLLAFVIIVYLLWMGGL
- a CDS encoding respiratory chain complex I subunit 1 family protein, which gives rise to MRIPWALLTLFIVINYGLLMTALVQKIGARVGRRHGIPIWQNYIDMLKNYALRTSITHGVMFYLGPVFRLSGGVGLLLFVPSIYGSEMFANFSFAGDLILALYFVFFGTLGMALGAAESGHPYSAIGITRGLSQMTAAELPFALAVFAVALQYQTLSVTEIVAAQQGGVLHWTLFTNPLAVAAAMMSFLGSMMRPPFDVVLAPQEIPIGPPTEYHSSFLAMMQTNRALFPVAKIVVYMNLFFGGAGSWPEFFLKVFLIYMVSAFVGVVFPRFRVEQSIRWFLIWAVPLGILAVVLV